A region of the Bacillus sp. NP247 genome:
TATCCATGCGATCTATAGTAGTCCGAGTGAAAGAACACTTCATACTGCAAAGTTAATAAAGGGCGGACGTGATATACCGATAATAGCGGATGAGCATTTTTATGAAATTAACATGGGTATATGGGAAGGACAAACAATCGATGAGATAGAAAGGCAATACCCAGAAGAAATACAATTGTTTTGGTATGAGCCACATCTTTTTCAGTCAACATCAGGAGAAAATTTTGAGGCCGTTCATAAAAGAGTAATTGAGGGGATGCAGCTTCTTTTAGAAAAGCATAAAGGCGAAAATATATTAATTGTTTCCCATGCGGCAGCGGCAAAATTACTTGTTGGGCATTTCGCGGGTAGTGAAATAGAAAATGTGTGGGATGATCCATTTATGCATAGCGCAAGTCTTAGTGTGATTGAATTTGATGAAGGTCAAGGTGAAGTAAAACAATTTGCAGATATAAGTCATTTTCAATAAACGTAAAAAAGGCCGCAAAACGGCCTTTTTTTGTAGGCATAAAAAACTAACAATTACGTTTTTTATACCAGAAGTGATCGAATTTCTTGTTTTTGCAACATGGGAACTTATGTCCGCCTCTGCAATCATTCCATTTATGCCCGTCATCGTGACAGTCCTTACCATGATCACATGAATCATCGCAAGAGCGACCGTGTCCGTGAGGGAAGAATTCGCATTTTTTACAGAAACTTCGTTTTGTCCAGAAAAATTTCTTTTCAAAGCGTATGCACTTTGTAACGAAAGTACAATGTTTTCTGCGAGTACGTTTTGTAACTAAAACGCATTCTTTTCTACGCGTCACTTTCGTAACGAACGTCCATTTTTGAACGCGCACACGAGTACATTTCGTAACAAATGTCCATTTTTTAACATGAGTACATTTTATAACGAAAGTACAATGTTTCACGCGAGTACATCTTGTTCTTGGACATTTACGCCCTGTTGTACATTTACGCCCTGTTGTACATTTAAACCCTGTTGTACATTTATGATGAGAGAATTTATCATCATCGCACTCAAAAGCACTTGGATCTTGGTGTAAGAAATCCTCCATCCCAGCACTTTTGATTTCTTCAACAGCTTTTCTAATATCACGTTTCATAGAAATCCTCCTTATCGTGTATTAAATTGAAAAGGTATTCTTTTTCCTTAACATGATA
Encoded here:
- a CDS encoding phosphoserine phosphatase 1, which translates into the protein MKTMVYVTRHGETEWNVAKRMQGRKNSALTENGMLQAKQLGDRMKDLAIHAIYSSPSERTLHTAKLIKGGRDIPIIADEHFYEINMGIWEGQTIDEIERQYPEEIQLFWYEPHLFQSTSGENFEAVHKRVIEGMQLLLEKHKGENILIVSHAAAAKLLVGHFAGSEIENVWDDPFMHSASLSVIEFDEGQGEVKQFADISHFQ
- the exsB gene encoding exosporium protein ExsB encodes the protein MKRDIRKAVEEIKSAGMEDFLHQDPSAFECDDDKFSHHKCTTGFKCTTGRKCTTGRKCPRTRCTRVKHCTFVIKCTHVKKWTFVTKCTRVRVQKWTFVTKVTRRKECVLVTKRTRRKHCTFVTKCIRFEKKFFWTKRSFCKKCEFFPHGHGRSCDDSCDHGKDCHDDGHKWNDCRGGHKFPCCKNKKFDHFWYKKRNC